The Quercus lobata isolate SW786 chromosome 4, ValleyOak3.0 Primary Assembly, whole genome shotgun sequence genome segment tgtttcttACTTGGGATGTTTATCTCCTTATTCCCATCTTAACAGTCTCCCGAAATATCAATCATCCCTATGACACAATCATGGTCATGATGAAATGTGTTCTTTACCTCTGTGATGCTTTTGTAGTTACTGGTGTATGTAAAACCCATCTGCTTAAGAAGTTGAACAAGATTGGAGAAAGACTGGGATGCCAAAAATTCCAACATTGATATTAGGTGAGCTACTccattttcattgtttttgtttattctagtttttattttcattgtttCTCTTGCATTATGAAGgctctttttgggttttggatttttttaacaCTGGGTTCTGATTTGTCCAGATATGTTTATTAGATGAAGAAATTATGAGATTAAAAGATATGTTCAAAGCTATGGTTATTGACACATTGGACCGTTAGGATTTTTAAAAGCTGAAGTATGAAAGTCACTAACAAGggataaaattatttgaatttaaattgttGAATAATTACTAGAAGTTtgtactatttttattttaaatatttatttttgaataattaGTGGAACTTTGTAACTTCTTTTTTActgtaattaattattttttgaataagtggatgtactttttaaaaatatttgttgcggcattatgagtgtttttttctttggcagGAAAActacattgattttttttttttggagaaagaaacTACATTGATGTTGATTACATAGGATTGTAGACTATCATGAATTCATCACATATAACATGTGTTATTTTGAACTATGAATCTAAATCTTTCATGAAGCTATGAAAAATTTGTTTCAAGAAAGGCATTTTATTACtataagtttaatttttgtttgtgaattaaattaaatgtatCTACAAACAATTCTATAATAAATcatggtatatatataattttaggataccttaaaattttaaaatttttatacaaGAGGTGAATTGTTTTATTGCAAATgcatatttactgtatattgCATGAGAAATTGTACTATGAACTTATTTGAAAGAGTTCGAGAATTGAGAGCTAtttactttgaagtttgaacaaaGCATTATACCTTTCTTTCGTTTTTTGCTAAATTGAACAAAGCATTATACTTGAATAGGAGTGGAAATgctatttcattttcattttttattcttttattatacATTTCTTGActtattttcattatatttctTCAGTTGCATTATGCTGGCCCCTTCCTTTGGTTTTGGAATCTTTTTGACAATGGGTTCTGATTTGTCCAAGTATATTTATTAGAAGAATAAATCATgggtttaaaagaaaaaaaaaatcatttattattatagtATTGTACATTGTTACATTTAACTTTGACTCCAatattccttcaaaaaaaaaaaaattactacaatAAATTCATCGcatattatatatgttattttcatcacatataatatatatgctATTTTGAACTATAAATCAAAACCTTCTCGAGactaaaaaattagaagaaaacatttgttttttcttttttgatagatacgatatagtttcaacctataacgttcattttatgataattactatttattattagtttaagATACTAAATGATTTTTCAAGTGTAGGTGGTGTAATCTCTAGATCTCTTGCTcgatgaaaaaaattattattattattattatttttttgagaaagaagaaattactaattgagttaattggaacttacaaacatttattttcttcattgatataagtttaacatttttattttttttagagagttttcccacatctcttattcaacaatcAGAGACTTTATCGGTTAAGCTAACTGGAATTTGCAAATTTAACATTTTGTGATTTAAAGTTAAATGTGTCAACATCGTTATATTATATTGTTGCCAATACCTTAAAACTCaataaacaatatttattttaattaatttttttaaaaagaaaaagcctcATGTATTAGACGGATTGCAAACTAATATATGTAGAATTCATTTAACTTATAAGGAATCAATAGTCAAGGGTACGAAATCatcattaaaaaacaaaaaataataaaaataaaaagtcaaggGTACAAGTTGTCTGTTAAACTATTTATGTACTCACATGCATACTCTAAATTCTCAAATCTAAATTcgaaaaagtttaaaaagtattttagcattgaaaaaaaaataaaggcaaaaagtTACCCCACGATCCAAAtagaaggaaagaagaaaaaaaaaaaaatcataagttgaTGCATCAATGCATGTGTGAATTAAACATACTAATGTAAATATAATATTCATTTTGATGGATGGAAGGAAGTATTTTTACTAAAAAGGCAAAGCTCAAGCACTAATCAAAACCCAAGCTCGAGCAGTAATAAATACCCTTTTTGAAGAAACTGGTGAGTCTGGCATGGGAGCAATAATTCGAGATGGTGATGATAAAGATTGCAAGGGACTTTTTATGTTAGAGATGGAAGAAGTGCTGGTGTTTGCACGAGATATTGGTGCTCAGTGATTGATTTTAGAAGATGACTCTACCGTGATCATCATTGTGGTTCAGTTAGATTGTAGTATGGGAGTAGCTTTGGTCACTTGATATCTGAGATACAGTACAGTTGGGGTGTTTTTTTCAGGGACATTCGATTCAATCATGCTCGACGAGGGGCCAACCAATCTGTCCATTTACTAGCCAGACTTGCTCAACATAGTGATACTTGGCGCATCTGGTTAAAGGATCACCCTATTCAGTTAATTTATACCATTAGCTACCGAGAGATGCTAGAGTGAATTGGTAGTTTTCTCATATGATGACTCTCTTTTGTAAGTTTGTCTTATGAAATGAAATGATCAGGCTTTTCCAAGATTTCCAAAGATCCTTTTGCAGTTCTCAACCCCGATCAAAACTCACTAGTCCCATGTGAAAATTGAGAATCCCAAAATATCATTAATGGTAATCTTAAACAGTATCTGCCGACACAACAAGACGATAATAGTAAAAGGATTCTACCATACAAAAACATTAATAGTAATCTTAAACAGTGTCTGCCGAcacaagaagacaacaataatGCTTAGTTTCACTGATTTAAAGACAAACAATAATGCATTTTGCAAAAGCatttaatcaaaacaaatatgTATTATCTCTTGTAAAAGGATTCCATCATGACATCTTAACATGCAAAAGGATTCCACCAGGATATCCCACTGTATATACCCAACTGTTTGAACTAACTATTAAGCTATATaataggttcaagttacatttgaTGTAACACTTATAAATTACAGTGTTTACACCGCAAATTTCTAAGCCatttaattcaaaaaactattttatccaTGTCATCATTATATTTTACCACTAATTACTTTCCACCCAAGCTTACCTAATTAATTATCttaactgagagagagagaactaacTATTAAGCTATGTAATAAGTTCAAGTTACATATAATGTAACATTTGTAAATTACAGTGTTTACACCACAAATTTCTAAGCAATTTAATattcaaaaactattttatccATGTCATCATTATATTTTACTACTAATTACTTTCCACCCAAGCTTACCTAATCAATTATCTTAACACACACATGTTAGTAGATTGATGGTAAGAATTAAGAAATACGACTAGTGTTCACTGTATCTCGTAGTTTTCGGTAGTTTATTTGCATATCGTTTAATATAGAGCAAATGATGTTAGTAGATTGATGGTAAGAATTAAGAAACACGACTAGTGTTCACTGTATCTCGTAGTTTTCGGTAGTTTATTTGCATACCGtttaatatatagtttttttttaagcatttaTGTTAAATGCGTGTGATAAAAAACTATAAgttagcatttttatttttattttttttttattttaaaggaattagttttaatctttaataaattaaaaaaaaaaataacacaaaaaacaaaagtctTTTAGCCAAATTGACACTTTTTAAGTCATAAAAAATTGGACCAAGTGTTAGTTTGCAATTTTAAACCAATCAACTGGGTCCGATAATGGGTCCTATAATTTGggccttttcttcttattaACCCTTCAAGACCACTCCTGCAGCTATACATacactcagcccaagcccaatttccacacccaaaaaagaaaaaagaaaaaaaaagaaaaccccaaTTGATAAACATAAACCCTAATAACAACACTTTTCATTCATTCGAACAGAGAGACTATACAAAGCGCAACAAAAGTAGCTCTACCTGTCGCCAACAATCGAGAGACCCGCTTCAATCCATTCGAGGTAATCGGCTTTAGTATCAATCGATAATCTCTTACTTTTTTATGCTTCGAGTCTCGATTCTAAAATATAGTGAATAATCTCTAATAAATAGTtagtgggttttgttttgtagGTGAGAAAGATGGGGGTGAAGGCAAAGAAAACGATGAAGAAGAGACTGAAGAAGGCTTCACATCAGCATTCACTTTCTTTACGTAAAGATCAAGCTCCTGATTTCTTGGTATTCccttactctttttctttttttttttactttaattttttttttcttatcattgtggttattgtttttattgacatatcaaaattttcaatttaaaaaaaataaaaataaaaacagccACTAGAAGGCGGACCCGGGCGTAAAATTCCAGAGCAAAAACCAATTGAGCCAATTGAGGATAAAGCTACAGTTTTGTACCTTGGTAGAATACCCCATGGATTTTATGAGAAGGAAATGGAAggtctgtctttttttttttttttagtctaatTATTCTGATTATGAAAATCTAAGGTAACCCATTtataaattgtttatttattttttttaatggggttGTCCATTTTTATGTTGTTATTTCaggtttcttttctcaattTGGTAAAATTAAGAGACTCAGAATTGCAAGGAATAAAAAGGTTAGACTCCTAACCTTATTTATATAATGGTTCCTTATCTGTGTTGTACTGGTTTCATACCTGCCGTAtcatatgttataatttttcagaaattgcTTGTATCACTGTACGGGTACATGTCGGTGCTTCTTAGATTATAAACTTATACATATTATGAGTGTGTATagatggcttttttttttttttgggtaacgAACATATGAAGAGGATTTTTAACATCTCTGTATTTTAgggtgtttttttattttattttgttttataaaaaaaaggtttggttCATGACTTTGTGGTGTCGCATATCAATACTTGTGGTTCATTATCTATGAAACCTCATTTGACTTCAGAAATTTAACAAGCTCAGGCATGAACCTGGCATCGCCTGTTTTTTTCGTGGCCTTTCTGATGTCCAACAAAGCCTAAACACCACCTTATCATGCCAATTCTTGAACTGGAACTGACCCATTGCGAATAATGAAAAGAAGCTGATCCACAAGCCCataattcatcaaaatattTACAGCACTCGAGGAAAACCATAAATTCCCAAGCACTCCCAAATGTTTTTGAAGAATAGGACCATGACCATCTAggatcaataattcataaattttacATGTTCATCCACATAAGCGAGTCTTGTATGGTCGGTATTTAATCAAGTATTAGTGATTAACAAGCTGCACATTTTCACACAACATTGAAACTCTTTCATactttctttcactttttctgAAGCCCATTGTCTTGTATTTGGATGTGTTGGACGTATATAAGAATAAACTGAATGTTAGGTTCGACCTGATAATTATTAAGCTCCATTCATCTGTTGCCACTGAACCTTGTGCAATACAAAAATACATCAGATTACAAATGATGGATGCCCGTTCCTCTGAAATATGTTGCATAAGCTGATCCACAAACCCataattcatcaaaatattAACAGCACTCAAGGAAGAGAAACATAAATTCTCGAGCACTCTCAATGCTAGCTCcctggtttttgaaaaataagaccATCTATGATCAACAATTAAGAAAGGTTCAATCTGCTTCTACATAATCGAGTGCTGTATAGGAAGTAGTTAATCacataaaaatgattaaaaagcTGTAAATTTTCAGACTTTCAACATTGCAAGTCCTTGGTGAAATGATCATACTATCTCACTTTTAAAGCTCATTGCCTTGCAGTTGGATGTGTTGGGCTTATTCAAGAATAAACTGAATGTTAGTTTCGCCCTGCTAATTGTTAAGCTCCATTCATCTGTAGCTACTGAACTATGTGCAATTCAAAAATACATCTGTTGACAAATGATGGAAACCCATTCCTATGAATATGTTGCATTCATTTCATACCTTTGAACTGAAGATACAGAATTTAAGTAATtgttttctcttcaaatttGAGATTGAAGATCTTGAATGCCAAAAATGATTTGTGTTTATTCTGATTAATGTGGTCATGGAGTAGGCATTGCTTGTTCTATGGTTCAACGATGGAAGTATCCATTTCCCTTTCCAAGGCCTTAGCTTCCTAGTTCTCGCTTTCAATCTGACCTAGATCATAATACAGTTAAGCAACTTGGCTAGGATATTTGATGTGTTTTGAACTGTCCTAGCTTTATTGGATAGATTTTAATTCTGATTGTGAATGTGGCTATAGTTTTTCTCTGTCTTGTTTTTATCAAATGGTTAATTTCCTCTTTATACAGTACCATCTCTTAAAGGTAGCGATCTAGCCCACAACATGCTTGGTCAACTTAGATCTTAAAAATGTAGAATTGTCAATTTCAGCATTTCCATATGTTACAGCTCTGATAAGCTGTTCCTAGAAATATTTCAGTTGGTAAAAGTAAATAGCTATCAATCAACTGTTTCTTGATTGTCTAGTGAGGTCTGCTTGTTTTTTCTGCTTCTTAGACACAATGATAGCACAGGTGAACCTTCCCTGGTATTTCAGTATTTGGACCAAATAACTAAGATCTTTTTGTAATAATAAGAAGGaaaaagtttagctataaaattgattgtaaccaaccttactcaatatctttttattggaggtaaattttgacaaatctaccattggattatagcttcttatatcctccatgcttgcaaaatttctagaaaactaaagatcaatagctatgtcatcaattaattgtttaaattgtaagtttttgtaatttaaattatacataaaatataagcttatagatgaTATAGTAAATGATATCCGATTAACactaaatttgacatgtgtattaagaatataaagaacatacaattcaacggttagatttttaaaatatgttgtaatatttattttattgaggctacaaccaattttgtagctaaactttgtcaaaATAAGAATGGCTTCATGATCGTAACTTGGTGGATCACTACAGTTTACTTTCTCCTGTGTGTGCCTCCCTTGGGGAGGCAAGTTACCACAAGAGCCTTGTCATTTAAGCTAAGATACCATTTGAAATGTCCTTTATTTTTCCTTGAATGCAAATACAGCTTGAATGTAATGCCTTGAACATAGGCACATTGAACATTTGCAGACTAAAATAATGGTATTTCATATGTTTTATGcagaattaattttttgatttagtTGCTGATTTTATTTTACGCTTAgttgatattaatttttatttttttttcccgtgATTTTATGTTTCATAGACAGGAAAATCAAAACATTTTGGCTTCATCGAATTTGAGTCTCCTGAGGTTATAATCATTACCTTTTAACCACCACCATCACTATCATTATTATTGCACAACAAAAGTTCTGTTTAACTTGTTGGTCTTAAGATTACCTTTTCTTGTGCAGGTAGCAAAAATTGTAGCTGATTGTATGCATAATCAACTGTTGTTTGAGCACCTTTTGCAAGTCCATCTTATTCCTACCGAGCATGTTCACCCAAAATTGTAAGCAGTTAATTAGTATATACTACAGTGCtattatcttttctatatcCACCTAAATATGGAGTGAGGGTAACATCAAATGATCTTGTTTAAAGTAGTACTATACaacattgctttattttgtttctttggttaagttgttttgcatctttctcttcaaatttatagaaataaaattaagcCTTGATAAGGAAAGCTACCCACATCAGTCAAGGTGTCAGAATGGAATCAATTTACTTGAAAGTGGAAAGGAGGGGAAAATATAAGTGAAGTAAAAGAGGGATAAGAAACTTCCTCAACTTTCTTCTTATTTATGCTAGGAAAGTTGAAGGAAATTTTACTACTTCTACTAAGATGTTTGTACCCTTTGCAGAAGTGCTGTTCCTTACTTGCCCTAATAACTCTATTCTTCAAAGCTGATCTATTTTGGGAAAAGAATTTTTGTGGTCTCATAATATGGTTCTCTGTATATATGCTTGTTTATATCCATGTTTCCTTTGCTATATACCCATGTAACAATCTAGGAAAGTGGAGGTTGAAGTTATGCCTTCTTTTACGTTCACATCCCCCAAGCCAATTGGAGTGCACGTATAAATccaataaaaacattaaatgaaATGAGATTGATTCTTAATCtattattaaagttttaatACAAGTACCTTTGggtcaaatttgtatttttttttatatattataaaacctgaacaaaagaaaaaaaaatactgttaTATTTGTTGTGAAGCACCtatcaggaaaaaaaaggtttgtatTTGGTGTCATTAGTATTAAGGTATTATAGTTTTGTATGTTTAATAAAATCTGAACATAAGAAGGGTCAGATTTGCTTACCTTGATACAAATATGTTCATGTTGATAATAATGGAAATTACATTTCGTCCTATGCTAGTAAACACAATTGCCTTTTGATCAATATATCTTTgatcatattattttctttcttttttataaatatatatatatttttagatggAGAGGTTTTAATTACCGATACAAGCCAGTCAACTGGGTTCAACTTGAACGTGATCGGCAGGACAAGGTATCCAATGTGTATATGAAAGAGATAACCTCTGGAAactatttctttaaaaaaataaaaaaataaaaagaaaagaaaaaaagctattaaattttttactattccaTGATGATTATTCAGGAAAAGAGTTTGAAAGAGCACAAGAAGTTTTTGGAAAAGATTAGGATGCGAGATCTTaaacggaaaaagaaaatagcggCAGCTGGCATTGATTATGAATGCCCAGAATTTGTAAGAAGCTACACCTTGTTTATGTTTATCATTTCCTGTTGCACCAGTATTTTTGCtttgcaaataaaaataaatagaatgcAATAATTAGGTATTATCCAGTGCTGATTGGtggttggttttatttttgcAGGTGGGTGGCGACCAGCCTGCTGCAAAGAAGATAAAAGTTTGATGATGAATAGGTATGTTACCTTGGTATCGTATCATGTGTagtttctatatgtttttatttataaaaactgCACATGATGAAATTATCAATATTATGatgaataatataatatgaGATGGCTGagttttcttctcctctcttatGCTAGGTTGATTTTGACTCGGAGAAGACGTGCGGAAGTGGAGTTTCTCTCTTATTGAAGAGGCACAAGCACATGGAGTTCCTAAGCCTTTGGCTCCTCGATAAATCTTAGGAAGTTAATGTTTTTGACATTTGTTCATGTAATCCTCTTTTGGCTGTTGGCTAAATATATTACTTAAAAGGAACCTGAGTGTAGGATATGTTACTGCTGAAAGAAAGAACAGGCAATTTTCTGGTCTGTTGATTTACAGGAGGCTTACTGCTACATCTCTTTCATTCTTAAGGTTTTTTTAAGGCTTCGAAACAACACCTTCAGCATTGCATTACTCCAAGAAATTGGTCTATTGTTGAGGTCATAAAGATTACCTAGAAAGTACCCTCTTCTTTGAACCTTATAAAACTGTCTTGGGTGTAACAGACTGAAGAGGAACTTCCTTGCTTGCCTTTTTACCAAAGCTAATATAGATAATCTGTTGAATAGAACAACATAAAACGAAACATCCCAACGTTTTAAGGGAACCTTAATGTCTAATGGTACTTGTTGACAGTAGACAGTCCACAGGGTATTATTTATTGATTGCCTAAGCGCCTAAGCCAATTGAAAAGCTTGGCAAATTTTGGACTTGGCAGCAAATATGTTGTCTGGTTCTCCTCCATAATTTAAAGTTTCTCTTGTATGTTGCTCTCATTGAGTGTGGAAGCAAAATTTCTACCAGACTCGCCTGTGGTTAGGCCTTATTCTTCCCAAAAGATGATGAATCAAATACTAGGCAGTATCCTAATAAGGTTAGCTCCTACAAATAGCGATGGATGAGTAATCAGATATTTGGTAGCATCAGGCAATCCTAGTGGGGTGGCAAATCTGATCAATTATCTTAAGTACTCTTCGTGTCATTGGTAGGATTAAAAGCTTCATGACttaatttgtgtgaaaacaaaCTCTCTAGATACATATTGCCTTCCCCGGTTAGAAAGCTAGGACTGCTACATCATGCTTTAAAGATATACTCTAGTTTACATTTTGGTAATAAGGGTTTGTTGTTGTCTAGCGAGCAAGGAGATGAACATTTTGGGATTAAGGGTTTGTTGTTGCCTGGTTAACAAGGAGATGAACATTTTGGCATGAAGGTTTGGTTGTTGTCTAATGAAGGAGATGAATATATGTGACTTACATATAGAGAGTTTTAGATATGCGGTTTACATGGGAGCATACACACAAGTTTTAGAAATTTGTTGGAAGTTTTGGAAATTTGTAGATCCTAATGCTTTTGATAAAAGAGACAACTTATTTCAGGTGCTCATAGAACAGACATAAAAATATAAGTTACTTTATGTAAATTGTCAAGACatctaatatatttattttctttttatgctatttttcttGATACCCAGACACCTATGCATGTACCATGTGATTCTTGAGAAAGTATCTCATGAGACTGTCTcatacaagattttttttcgtgatttttcttcttgtttttcatttctatatataaatgtaaTTCTTTTGTAAAGGAACAACAAATGcaatcatctctctctcaacaactTTGACAATGGGGTACCATTGACAGGGATCTTTAGAAAATGCAATGCGTGAGACCCACATGTCATTGGGACATTGGTCTCATGAGACTGTCtcatacaatattttttcatgGTTCTTTCTAGTTTTTCTTCTTGCTTTTCATTTCTACATATAAATGTAATTCTTTTGTAAAGGAACAACAAATGCAATCATCTTTGACAATGAGAGTACCATTGCAAGGGATCTCTAGAAAATGTaatcattagttttttttttttcccctggtAAATAAagacttcattaaaatatcttaataaggaacaacaacaacaattaaaatacaaattagaaAGATCTAAATTAAGCAATAACTGAATATCAAAAGGAGGCTCAATGAACAAAATGAAATCCTCCTGCTGCTGGCATCTTTGGTTGGCCAGTGACTCCGCACAAAGATGACATGACACAATTAGGATGCAACCATAGAGTCCAAATGGGCAGTCAAAAATACAGCTCTACAGAACATATCAAATTTATGGAACCTTTCGTTCGAAAACTGTTCACTTTTAACCTTGCTACCCAATTTATTCTAGCAGTACCTCAGAGTTTTTGAGTGTTTCTAACACGCACCGCGCAGAGGGTTAAAAGTTTTAGACCTCTCTTGGTAAACTATTCTTTTACTGGCACACTGTTGTGCAAGCAAAGCCAATAAAAAACAGTGTCTGGAGGTATAGCTTAAATTTTCCGCAACCATGCACCATGGAAATTGCCTTTGCCATTTGCAAAGCTTACAAGCACTCCTTGAATCAAAATTCCCATTTTGTCACATAAGCACATCAAAATGGTGGGTCTTGCATATATCATGTTTACACGTGCATAATAATTGGTGGGTCTTGCAATCAAAGCTCCCTTCTACTTTTGCATTTGATGGCCAATTTTCTCCActacaattaatatatatatatatatatatatttttttttttttctgtaaagCAATCTTACAAAGATCACACTGAttcttatcatattttttttttcaatttttatggccAAATAGGATCTTAATAATAGGTGGCAGGGGTTTGTTAATGAATCATCCTTACCTTATCAACTAGTGAATGTGATCAGGAAGGATGCTCAGAACCGTACTTGGTAATAGTTTTGTCTTTCTAATGAAGCTTGTTTGgccttcaaaaaaattttcaatttttctaaatagcaataatagtaataataatgtATAGATTTTGTACATGTTATATAAGAATTGAGAATAGAGAGACTGAACATCAATAATTCTATAGACAAAAAATATCACTGTCGAAGAGTCAGGTTGTTACTGTGGAAGTGTTAAGTTGttaatagtaaataaaaaaaatattgttaatggtaaatctaaataaaaattattaaaaatttgtcaaatgtaaaattttgtgcCTCTAGACGCATTCGTGCGTCAGATTCAATGTTTTGCTAAACATACTTGACAGAATCTCTACGGAAATATAGGATGGACACTAACTCTGAGACCACTGGTGCACTTATATACAAAACGTCTAGTGCTGGACTGAGTACTAGCAGTAGTCCCTAGCTAGCTAGAGGCGTCACGTCTGCTCATGGTTCAAAAAGCTGAGCCGCATAGGTTCACAAAATTTCATGGAGAGCATGGGAATAAAAAAGCCTGTCGTGCAACAATGTAAAATCTTCACTGTACATTCGAGAAGAtactaaacaaacaaaatggtattttttgGCAGTCCATTAATAATGTCCCTTAACTCTAGCATAGGAGAAGATGATGTTTATTTAGCTGCCACAGATGTGAGGAAGAGCTTAGTATATGTCCTCCGAAGGAAAGTTGATGTTAGGCCTGAAGCCAAAATGATACTACTAACGGTGATTGATGCTAAAATAAATAACCATCAAGACCCAAAAAACCACTGGAAGAGCTTAAAGtgattcaattttttagattttttaagcATGGACCAGAGCTTTACAAAAGAGTTTTAatcttggtttggttttgtgtt includes the following:
- the LOC115984085 gene encoding uncharacterized RNA-binding protein C1827.05c — its product is MGVKAKKTMKKRLKKASHQHSLSLRKDQAPDFLPLEGGPGRKIPEQKPIEPIEDKATVLYLGRIPHGFYEKEMEGFFSQFGKIKRLRIARNKKTGKSKHFGFIEFESPEVAKIVADCMHNQLLFEHLLQVHLIPTEHVHPKLWRGFNYRYKPVNWVQLERDRQDKEKSLKEHKKFLEKIRMRDLKRKKKIAAAGIDYECPEFVGGDQPAAKKIKV